The DNA sequence GGGCGGGGGTAAAACGTTCGATATTGACCGCCACTTCGCCGTTATGCTGGTCTTGCGCATAGGCAAAGCTAATCAATTCGTTCAGCTGGCGGAAGCCGCGCTCGTTTTGTGCATACAGCAGGATTTGATGAATCTCGCCTTGGGCATTGCGCACGCTTAAATCACAGCCCAAAATCGGCTTGATGCCGGCACCGCGCGCCGCTTTGTAGAATTTGACCAAGCCGTAGGCATTATTGCGGTCGGTCAAGGCAAGGGCGGCCTGCCCGTCGGCTTTGGCGTAGGCGACTAAATCCTCAATGCGCAAAATACTGTCGCTTAAAGAATATTCACTGTGATTATGTAGGGCAATCATGGGACTTCTCTCAATAATGCTTTAATCGGCGCATAGCTGCGGCGATGTTCGGCAATAATGCCGTATTCGCGCAAAGCACGGCTGTGTTGCGCCGTGCCGTAACCTTTGTGCGCGGCAAAACCGTATTGCGGATACTGCTTGTCTAATTCAATCAATTGTCGGTCGCGGATAACTTTTGCCATGATACTGGCGGCGGCAATCGCCGGTTCTAAGGCATCGCCGTCGATGATCGCCTGCGCCGGATAGAGCAAATCGGGCGGCAGGAATTTGCCGTCAATCAAAATCCGCTGCGGCGGCAGCGAAAGGGCATCAATCGCCAAACGCATGGCAAGCAAGGCCGCTTGATGGATATTGATTTGGTCGATCATTGC is a window from the Suttonella indologenes genome containing:
- a CDS encoding ribonuclease HII, encoding MIAGVDEAGRGAWAGNVVAAAVILPPDYDLPYLNDSKKLSPKRREQLFHAIAEQALAWRYAQVSAAMIDQINIHQAALLAMRLAIDALSLPPQRILIDGKFLPPDLLYPAQAIIDGDALEPAIAAASIMAKVIRDRQLIELDKQYPQYGFAAHKGYGTAQHSRALREYGIIAEHRRSYAPIKALLREVP